In Maledivibacter sp., a single window of DNA contains:
- a CDS encoding FAD-dependent oxidoreductase yields the protein MSNVYKKLFEPISIGKLKLKNRTSMAPMGLVGYSDSAGGFNEEAQDYYIERAKGGVGLIITGICVVNHDEVMEQGLPCPTLNPLIFNMTTAPMNDRIHAYDSKILLQITGGLGRSAIPNFIKKAYAPSENTNRFDPTITHREMTKEEIKGLIQDFVKSAAVAKQSGFDGVEIHAVHEGYLLDQFATSCYNKRSDEYGGDLRGRLKITTDIVKGIKAVCGADFPVSLRFSVKSFMKGLRQGALPGEEFSEFGKDYEEGIESAKILVEAGYDMLNVDAGTYDSWYWNHPPMYFEKGMYREFGRRVKEAVDVPVILAGRMDDPEIAMDALNGCCDIVSYGRPLLADPYLVEKIQTGHLEDIRPCLSCHDGCMGRIAHGLPLSCAVNPACGREVKYGLSPATKKKNVLIVGGGLAGLESARVCGVRGHDVTLVEASDKLGGNIIPGSVPDFKEDDRRLIKWYETQLRKLGVEIRMNTRVDGDFVKNFDAHAVITATGSKPIMLNLGDENHIVSAVDVLMGKETVGEKIVVVGGGLVGCETALWLAQRGKQVSVVEMMPDILGGPHGMPFMNYDMLKDLLVDNKVDIYRSTKVTDVNGKYVFVKNANDKQKIEADTVIIAIGFTSETNLQKELRDFDVPVYNIGDSRNVRNIMYAIWDAYEVARSI from the coding sequence ATGTCTAATGTTTACAAAAAGTTGTTTGAACCAATTTCCATTGGTAAATTAAAGTTGAAAAATCGTACTTCAATGGCACCTATGGGATTGGTAGGTTATTCAGATTCTGCTGGCGGATTCAATGAAGAGGCCCAAGATTATTATATCGAAAGGGCAAAAGGTGGAGTAGGCTTGATTATAACTGGTATCTGTGTAGTTAATCACGATGAGGTTATGGAACAGGGACTGCCATGTCCCACATTAAATCCACTGATTTTCAACATGACTACGGCACCAATGAACGATAGGATACATGCCTATGATTCTAAGATTCTTTTACAGATCACAGGAGGACTTGGACGCTCAGCTATTCCTAATTTTATCAAGAAGGCATATGCTCCTTCGGAAAATACTAACCGCTTTGATCCCACAATTACCCATCGTGAGATGACTAAGGAAGAGATCAAGGGGTTGATCCAGGATTTTGTGAAGAGTGCCGCTGTTGCAAAGCAATCAGGCTTTGATGGTGTGGAAATACACGCAGTTCATGAGGGATATCTTTTGGATCAATTTGCTACTTCCTGTTACAACAAGCGTAGTGATGAATACGGAGGGGATTTGAGGGGGCGTCTGAAAATTACTACGGATATTGTCAAGGGGATAAAAGCAGTATGTGGTGCGGATTTTCCTGTATCCCTACGCTTCAGTGTAAAGAGTTTCATGAAGGGACTTAGGCAGGGGGCACTACCCGGTGAGGAGTTCTCTGAATTTGGAAAGGATTATGAGGAAGGGATTGAATCCGCTAAAATCCTTGTGGAAGCAGGATATGATATGCTGAATGTAGATGCTGGTACATATGATTCGTGGTACTGGAATCATCCTCCTATGTATTTTGAAAAAGGGATGTATCGTGAGTTTGGTCGCAGGGTCAAGGAAGCCGTTGATGTACCAGTAATCCTTGCAGGTCGCATGGATGATCCTGAGATAGCGATGGATGCCTTAAATGGTTGTTGTGATATTGTATCCTATGGACGTCCCCTTCTTGCAGACCCATACCTAGTGGAGAAAATTCAAACAGGACATCTTGAGGATATTCGGCCTTGTTTATCTTGTCATGATGGATGCATGGGACGTATTGCCCACGGATTGCCTCTCTCATGTGCAGTGAATCCTGCCTGTGGACGGGAAGTAAAATACGGACTTTCTCCCGCTACAAAAAAGAAAAATGTTCTCATAGTAGGAGGCGGTTTAGCTGGCTTGGAAAGTGCCCGTGTTTGTGGGGTGCGTGGTCATGATGTAACATTGGTAGAAGCATCGGATAAACTTGGTGGGAATATTATTCCTGGGAGTGTGCCGGATTTTAAGGAAGACGATCGTAGACTCATTAAGTGGTATGAAACACAGCTGCGTAAGCTGGGAGTTGAAATAAGGATGAATACAAGGGTAGATGGAGATTTTGTAAAGAACTTTGATGCCCATGCTGTAATCACCGCTACGGGTTCAAAACCCATTATGCTAAACCTCGGAGATGAAAACCATATTGTGTCAGCCGTTGATGTTCTTATGGGCAAGGAAACTGTGGGAGAAAAAATCGTTGTTGTAGGTGGGGGATTGGTTGGTTGTGAGACTGCTTTGTGGTTAGCCCAGCGGGGAAAGCAAGTATCAGTTGTCGAGATGATGCCGGATATTCTAGGGGGCCCACATGGAATGCCCTTCATGAACTACGACATGCTCAAGGATTTATTAGTAGACAATAAGGTGGATATATACCGCAGTACAAAGGTAACAGATGTAAATGGAAAATATGTTTTCGTTAAAAATGCCAATGATAAACAGAAGATAGAAGCAGATACTGTTATCATCGCAATAGGCTTCACCAGTGAAACCAACTTGCAGAAAGAACTCAGAGACTTTGATGTACCTGTTTACAACATAGGAGATTCACGTAATGTAAGAAATATTATGTATGCAATATGGGATGCCTATGAGGTAGCAAGATCCATTTAA
- a CDS encoding amidohydrolase, which translates to MDKNFEEKIIGYRREFHKYPETSWKEFRTTARIAEILNSLGYKKIKMGLEVVDSNIIIDPIKLNKEEIQIEMKRAIQQGAKEEWVNKTSGYPGLVAELDTGIDGPVTAFRFDIDALSNYEIYEKGHRPYDEGFASVNESSVHACGHDGHTAIGLGLAEKVIGNKEQFKGIIKFIFQPSEEAGPGASSMVQKGVVDTVDYLFAMHLCLSHQGKPLPSNTLAGGCSDFLSIKGYDVYFEGKSAHPCGASQEGKNALLAACTAALNIHSIAPHEEGLFRVNVGEIHAGVGRNTIAPNAHIKLEVRGENDNITEYGKTRILTILEAAAKMYDLKYELVDYGGTPSGNSDTHMIELVKEAAENVEWFKEIYDYGNVGGSDDATVMMKRVQERGGGAVYFGIGADSPQPLHNCKFDFDENALIATIDLCINIIKKINGKR; encoded by the coding sequence ATGGATAAGAATTTTGAGGAGAAAATCATTGGTTATAGGAGAGAGTTTCATAAATACCCTGAGACGTCGTGGAAAGAATTTAGAACCACTGCAAGAATAGCGGAGATTTTAAATTCCTTAGGATATAAGAAAATAAAAATGGGTTTAGAAGTAGTAGATTCAAATATTATTATAGATCCAATTAAGCTTAATAAGGAAGAAATACAAATAGAAATGAAAAGAGCTATACAACAAGGAGCTAAAGAAGAATGGGTTAATAAAACTAGCGGATATCCTGGGTTAGTTGCTGAATTAGACACTGGTATCGATGGACCGGTTACAGCATTTAGATTTGATATAGATGCCTTAAGTAATTATGAAATTTATGAAAAAGGACATAGACCTTATGATGAAGGTTTTGCCTCTGTAAATGAAAGTAGTGTACATGCATGTGGGCATGATGGACATACTGCTATTGGTTTGGGATTAGCCGAAAAAGTCATTGGAAATAAAGAGCAATTTAAAGGAATTATAAAATTCATCTTTCAACCATCAGAAGAAGCAGGACCTGGAGCATCTTCCATGGTACAGAAAGGTGTAGTAGATACAGTTGATTATTTATTTGCGATGCACCTTTGTTTAAGCCACCAAGGAAAGCCTTTGCCATCTAATACATTAGCTGGAGGATGTAGTGATTTTTTAAGTATTAAAGGTTATGATGTATATTTTGAGGGCAAATCTGCACACCCTTGCGGTGCATCACAAGAAGGTAAAAATGCACTTCTCGCTGCATGTACAGCAGCACTAAACATACATTCTATAGCACCCCATGAAGAAGGTTTATTTAGAGTCAATGTAGGAGAAATCCATGCTGGAGTTGGTAGAAATACAATTGCTCCAAATGCACATATAAAGCTTGAAGTAAGAGGTGAAAATGACAATATAACAGAATACGGCAAAACCCGTATTTTAACAATATTAGAGGCTGCAGCTAAAATGTATGACTTAAAGTATGAATTAGTTGATTACGGAGGAACACCAAGTGGTAATTCTGATACACATATGATTGAACTAGTTAAAGAAGCAGCAGAAAATGTAGAATGGTTCAAAGAAATTTATGATTATGGAAATGTTGGTGGTAGTGATGATGCAACTGTAATGATGAAAAGAGTACAGGAGAGAGGAGGCGGAGCAGTATATTTTGGAATAGGTGCAGATAGTCCTCAACCGTTACATAATTGTAAATTTGATTTTGATGAAAATGCATTAATAGCAACAATAGATTTATGTATAAATATCATTAAAAAAATTAATGGAAAGAGGTAA
- the aguA gene encoding agmatine deiminase, with product MAKILKGTPKKDGFRMPGEFEPHKGCWLVWPERTDNWRLGAKPAQKAFAEVAETIAKYEEVTMCVSQRQYEAARQMLSSNIRVVEMSNDDSWMRDIGPTFVVNDKGEVRGVDWRFNAWGGLVDGLYFPWDKDDQVARKVCEIENIDYYSLEDFILEGGAIHTDGDGTVIVTEACLLHESRNPKMTKEEIENILKEYLGVEKVLWLPNGIYLDETNEHVDNIVHYCDPGVLVLAWTDDKNDPQYPLSKAAYDYLSNETDAKGRKLEIHKLHIPNKVLITKEESEGVDIVDGTLPRREGDRQAASYANFYIANGAVILPLFNDDVYDKKAIEILKNIFPKREVVGIYAREIILGGGNIHCITQQQVLGK from the coding sequence ATGGCAAAAATACTAAAGGGAACACCTAAAAAAGATGGCTTTAGAATGCCAGGAGAATTTGAACCCCATAAAGGGTGTTGGTTAGTTTGGCCTGAAAGGACAGATAACTGGAGATTGGGGGCAAAGCCAGCTCAAAAAGCATTTGCTGAGGTAGCTGAAACAATAGCAAAATATGAAGAGGTTACAATGTGTGTATCTCAAAGACAATATGAAGCTGCACGGCAGATGCTTAGCAGTAATATTCGTGTGGTGGAAATGTCAAACGATGATTCTTGGATGAGGGATATAGGGCCTACCTTTGTTGTAAATGATAAGGGTGAAGTTAGGGGTGTAGATTGGCGGTTTAATGCATGGGGAGGCTTAGTAGACGGTTTGTATTTTCCATGGGATAAGGATGATCAGGTGGCAAGAAAGGTATGTGAGATTGAAAATATAGATTATTATTCCCTAGAGGATTTCATACTTGAAGGAGGAGCAATTCATACGGATGGTGATGGCACTGTGATTGTAACAGAAGCCTGCTTACTACATGAAAGCAGGAATCCTAAAATGACAAAGGAAGAAATAGAAAATATATTGAAGGAATATCTAGGAGTAGAAAAGGTTCTATGGCTTCCAAATGGTATTTATCTTGATGAAACCAATGAGCATGTGGATAACATTGTACATTACTGTGACCCAGGTGTATTAGTTCTTGCTTGGACCGATGACAAAAATGACCCACAGTATCCTCTTTCAAAGGCAGCATATGACTATTTGTCCAATGAAACCGATGCTAAGGGTAGAAAACTTGAAATACATAAATTACACATCCCCAATAAAGTATTGATCACTAAGGAGGAAAGTGAGGGAGTTGATATTGTAGATGGAACTCTCCCTAGAAGGGAAGGCGATAGACAAGCGGCTTCCTATGCTAATTTTTATATAGCCAATGGCGCAGTGATTTTACCTTTATTTAATGATGATGTGTACGATAAAAAAGCAATAGAAATCTTAAAAAATATTTTTCCTAAAAGAGAAGTTGTTGGCATATATGCTAGGGAAATAATTCTAGGCGGTGGAAATATTCACTGTATTACTCAGCAGCAAGTCCTAGGTAAATAA
- a CDS encoding M20/M25/M40 family metallo-hydrolase: MPLKNTKEEIYSFLMKFCQVKSITDSEGERLAPKFIYDELKKLTYFKDNPRDIFLQEIEEDRLKRSNLCALVRSKKQTMNTIILMGHFDVVDTDVCGNLRDMAFYPEEYTKEIAKIDIPAEAMADLESGDWIFGRGVADMKSGLAVQAGLVAELSENPEELDVNILYIAVADEENNACGIHKALELVEDMKKKGYEFLCCIDSEPTITQLDKGSGWIHLGSIGMYTPFTFILGRETHVGEYFEGLSAALIAFKLGGLIEGSGEFADSFKDVVYPPLACLKIKDLKPTYSVTVIERIAMYYNVLFVKKTPDEILAVLKKAAGCALEKSIAEQNMKGVTQGTQTKEKILKGRIIEYNELLSLAADQSNEDIEKIIESYLQTLSSQMELQERGMMLVNHLIDIAKLKGPAVIIGFLPPYCPALYNERKTKRELDILDTVEEIIQEAEKTFSVKIHTAEIYEGISDLSEFGFKGNAMDEQALAENIPAWGVDFVYPFHRSKTLNIPVLNIGPIGKDAHKLTERLYLPYALEVLPFLLKKMVLGLAKKAKKQ, from the coding sequence ATGCCTCTTAAAAATACGAAAGAGGAAATTTATTCGTTTTTAATGAAATTTTGTCAGGTCAAAAGTATAACAGATTCAGAGGGCGAAAGATTAGCTCCAAAATTTATTTATGATGAATTAAAGAAACTCACATATTTTAAAGATAATCCACGGGATATTTTTTTACAGGAGATCGAAGAAGATCGACTCAAAAGATCAAATCTATGTGCCCTTGTAAGATCAAAAAAACAAACTATGAATACAATTATTTTAATGGGGCATTTCGATGTCGTGGATACCGATGTTTGCGGAAATTTAAGGGATATGGCCTTTTATCCTGAAGAATATACAAAGGAAATTGCTAAAATAGATATTCCAGCAGAGGCTATGGCGGATTTAGAATCTGGGGATTGGATATTTGGCAGAGGCGTGGCGGATATGAAAAGTGGTTTAGCAGTACAAGCTGGACTTGTTGCAGAGTTATCTGAAAATCCAGAGGAGCTAGATGTAAATATTTTATATATAGCTGTTGCAGATGAAGAGAACAATGCCTGTGGTATCCATAAGGCTCTAGAACTTGTTGAAGATATGAAGAAAAAAGGCTATGAATTCCTATGCTGTATCGACAGCGAGCCAACCATTACACAATTAGATAAGGGCTCTGGGTGGATTCATCTAGGGTCTATAGGGATGTATACACCCTTTACATTTATTCTAGGGAGAGAAACCCATGTTGGTGAGTATTTTGAAGGTTTGAGTGCAGCTTTGATTGCCTTTAAATTAGGAGGGCTTATAGAAGGTAGTGGTGAGTTTGCCGATAGCTTCAAGGATGTGGTGTATCCACCCCTTGCTTGCTTGAAAATAAAAGATTTAAAGCCTACCTACTCAGTAACGGTCATAGAGCGTATTGCAATGTACTATAATGTGCTTTTTGTTAAAAAGACCCCCGATGAAATATTGGCTGTATTAAAAAAAGCTGCAGGCTGTGCATTAGAGAAATCAATAGCAGAACAAAATATGAAAGGGGTTACCCAAGGTACACAGACTAAAGAAAAGATACTAAAGGGAAGAATAATCGAGTACAATGAACTCTTGAGCCTTGCAGCAGATCAATCAAATGAAGATATTGAAAAGATTATAGAATCCTATTTACAGACTCTTTCATCACAAATGGAACTACAGGAAAGAGGAATGATGCTTGTCAACCATTTGATCGATATAGCAAAGTTGAAGGGCCCCGCTGTTATTATTGGTTTTTTACCTCCCTATTGTCCTGCTTTATATAATGAGCGTAAGACAAAGAGAGAATTAGATATCCTAGATACCGTTGAGGAAATCATACAGGAAGCAGAAAAAACATTTTCTGTGAAAATTCATACAGCTGAGATTTATGAAGGAATATCGGATTTGAGTGAGTTTGGATTTAAGGGAAATGCAATGGATGAGCAAGCCCTTGCAGAAAACATACCAGCCTGGGGAGTGGATTTTGTTTATCCCTTCCATAGATCGAAGACCTTAAATATACCGGTTTTGAACATTGGCCCCATAGGTAAGGATGCCCATAAGCTTACAGAAAGATTATATCTCCCCTATGCACTGGAAGTTCTACCTTTCTTGTTAAAAAAGATGGTATTAGGACTTGCCAAAAAAGCAAAGAAGCAGTAA
- a CDS encoding TetR/AcrR family transcriptional regulator — protein sequence MEHMTSRQLQAIRTKKKLLDVSMEMIQKHGYDSVTINQICEAAGVSIGAFYHHLKSKAGIIIEGYSICDEYFENEVYGKLSGDTFFEKIIEYIGYQSQYAIMLGVDLIIQIYRAQITEGTEFFFSDERGLPKGLASLVQRAQENGELTKAVSYQQISMEVLVVSRGIIYNWCQNKGKYDLIPKAEAMIRNYLYVYQMNK from the coding sequence ATGGAGCATATGACAAGTCGGCAGTTGCAGGCCATAAGAACCAAGAAAAAGCTATTGGATGTTTCAATGGAAATGATTCAAAAGCATGGATATGATTCTGTTACAATTAATCAGATATGTGAGGCAGCAGGTGTTTCAATAGGTGCCTTTTATCATCATTTAAAAAGTAAAGCTGGAATTATTATTGAAGGATATTCCATCTGTGATGAATATTTTGAGAATGAAGTATATGGGAAATTGTCTGGAGATACTTTTTTTGAAAAGATTATTGAATATATCGGGTATCAGTCACAGTATGCTATTATGTTGGGAGTAGACCTTATAATTCAGATTTATAGGGCACAAATAACAGAAGGAACTGAGTTTTTTTTCTCCGATGAAAGGGGGCTGCCAAAGGGACTGGCTTCCCTTGTGCAAAGGGCTCAGGAAAATGGAGAACTGACAAAGGCTGTCTCGTATCAGCAGATCAGTATGGAAGTACTTGTCGTTTCCCGAGGAATCATTTATAACTGGTGTCAAAATAAAGGAAAGTATGATTTGATTCCTAAAGCAGAAGCCATGATAAGAAATTATCTTTATGTCTATCAAATGAATAAATAG
- the speE gene encoding polyamine aminopropyltransferase, which translates to MELWYTQPQTDNVRFSIKVKKELFSGKSPYQQINIFDSNEMGRFLIIDGIVMLTSKDEFIYHDMIVHVPMATNPDVKKVLVIGGGDGGTVRELTRYPGIEKIDMVEIDQMVVEACQKYLPLTSSKLEDKKVQLHFEDGIEFVRRSKEKYDLIIVDSTDPIGPGEGLFTMEFYTCCFNLLGEDGILVNQCESPFYEKNAKEMRKAVKKIKSLFPISRVYQYNMPTYPSGHWLFGFASKKFDPIKDFKPKKWEDLGLETKYYNTHVHMGSFMLPTYVKKMVDNPE; encoded by the coding sequence ATGGAGCTTTGGTATACACAGCCCCAGACCGATAATGTGAGATTTTCAATTAAAGTAAAGAAAGAATTGTTTAGTGGCAAAAGTCCTTATCAGCAAATCAATATATTTGATAGCAATGAAATGGGAAGATTCCTAATTATTGATGGAATTGTCATGTTGACATCAAAGGATGAATTTATATATCATGATATGATTGTTCATGTTCCAATGGCAACAAACCCCGATGTGAAAAAAGTACTTGTAATTGGTGGGGGGGATGGAGGTACGGTTAGAGAGTTAACTAGATATCCAGGAATAGAGAAAATAGATATGGTGGAGATTGACCAGATGGTTGTAGAGGCATGTCAAAAATATCTTCCCCTTACATCCAGCAAGCTAGAGGATAAAAAAGTGCAACTGCACTTTGAAGATGGTATAGAATTTGTAAGAAGATCTAAGGAAAAATATGATTTGATTATTGTGGATTCCACAGATCCAATAGGACCAGGGGAAGGGCTATTCACCATGGAATTTTATACATGCTGTTTCAATTTACTAGGTGAAGATGGTATATTGGTTAATCAATGTGAAAGCCCATTTTATGAGAAAAATGCCAAAGAGATGAGAAAAGCTGTAAAGAAAATCAAATCCCTATTTCCAATTAGTAGGGTATATCAATATAATATGCCAACCTATCCATCGGGACATTGGCTCTTTGGATTTGCATCAAAAAAATTTGATCCAATAAAGGATTTTAAACCAAAGAAATGGGAAGATCTTGGTTTGGAAACAAAATATTATAATACCCATGTACATATGGGTTCGTTCATGCTACCAACCTATGTAAAGAAAATGGTTGATAATCCGGAGTGA